The following are from one region of the Actinoplanes sp. L3-i22 genome:
- a CDS encoding glycosyltransferase yields MSRPTRRLVIAVRADPVICGHSGEARNLAEVALLRGFDDVRLLTWPIPTLQAAGLPLKPLDRLLPYSEGITVERPEAVGDYRVPDGRHLAGLTGRLVELLSDGVPTVCLSMYLVPHTQVINDAVNSARAAGFNPQVHTIAKAVGSDVTNVIRSCLREGRVGAATVLMTTFLASDEVVAVSEYTKDEIIASAEEVDRHCGTTFAEQCRARVAVSYPPIDSSAFLDLDDDTIDAALQKRGLERGKYILFLSRVARAKGIYDLVIAYGQMRCRDDVPLVIAGNGPALEHVRAMAKEDERIIFLNDVDDDEKPLLMAGCAAYALPTKPEPDFVETFGIALAEKMLAGGGPIVTTLTGGTGEAVGDTAIIVEAGDINALAEALDRVILDMPEAEKRVMEARAREHAMSFDRVAVFDDLF; encoded by the coding sequence ATGAGCCGTCCTACACGGAGACTCGTGATCGCGGTCCGCGCCGACCCGGTTATCTGCGGACACTCAGGTGAGGCCCGCAACCTCGCCGAAGTCGCCCTGCTCAGGGGCTTCGACGACGTGCGCCTGCTCACCTGGCCGATCCCCACGCTGCAGGCGGCCGGCCTGCCGCTGAAGCCGCTGGACCGGTTGTTGCCGTACAGCGAAGGAATCACCGTCGAACGCCCGGAGGCGGTCGGCGACTACCGCGTGCCGGACGGCCGGCATCTGGCCGGCCTCACCGGCCGCCTCGTCGAGCTGCTCAGCGACGGCGTCCCGACCGTGTGCCTGTCGATGTACCTGGTCCCGCACACCCAGGTGATCAACGACGCGGTCAACTCGGCCCGCGCCGCCGGGTTCAACCCGCAGGTCCACACGATCGCCAAGGCGGTCGGCTCGGACGTCACCAACGTGATCCGCTCGTGCCTGCGGGAGGGCCGGGTCGGCGCCGCCACCGTCCTGATGACCACGTTCCTGGCCAGCGACGAGGTGGTCGCGGTCTCGGAGTACACCAAGGACGAGATCATCGCGTCGGCCGAGGAGGTCGACCGGCACTGCGGCACGACCTTCGCCGAGCAGTGCCGGGCGCGGGTCGCGGTGAGCTACCCGCCGATCGACTCGTCGGCGTTCCTCGACCTGGACGACGACACCATCGACGCGGCGCTGCAGAAGCGCGGCCTCGAACGCGGGAAGTACATCCTCTTCCTGTCCCGGGTGGCCCGGGCCAAGGGCATCTACGACCTGGTCATCGCGTACGGCCAGATGCGTTGCCGGGACGACGTCCCGCTGGTCATCGCCGGCAACGGCCCCGCGCTGGAGCACGTGCGGGCGATGGCCAAGGAGGACGAGCGGATCATCTTCCTGAACGATGTGGACGACGACGAGAAGCCGCTGCTGATGGCCGGGTGCGCGGCCTACGCGCTGCCGACCAAGCCGGAGCCGGACTTCGTCGAGACGTTCGGCATCGCGCTGGCCGAGAAGATGCTGGCCGGCGGCGGGCCGATCGTGACGACGCTGACCGGCGGCACCGGCGAGGCGGTCGGCGACACCGCGATCATCGTCGAGGCCGGCGACATCAACGCCCTGGCCGAGGCACTCGACCGGGTCATCCTCGACATGCCCGAGGCGGAGAAGCGGGTGATGGAGGCGCGGGCCCGCGAGCACGCGATGTCCTTCGACCGGGTCGCCGTCTTCGACGACCTGTTCTGA
- a CDS encoding SRPBCC family protein, whose translation MSEAKIEADKDLPIIRITRDFTGTPEQLLRAHTDPELFAQWCGPDSTTVRIDHWDATSGGSWRYAAVRGEEEFGFRGCFHEVGPERIVQTFTFEGAPLGVALETLTFEDLGDGRTRLHAQSLVDSFEGRDAWLRSGMETGVNEGYAKLDDLLTKGAVGNAVPPQSPRVSTAKRE comes from the coding sequence ATGAGCGAGGCGAAGATCGAGGCGGACAAGGACCTGCCGATCATCCGGATCACCCGGGACTTCACCGGTACGCCGGAGCAGCTGCTCCGGGCGCACACCGACCCGGAACTGTTCGCCCAGTGGTGCGGGCCGGACTCGACGACCGTCCGGATCGACCACTGGGACGCGACGAGCGGCGGCTCGTGGCGGTACGCCGCCGTGCGCGGCGAGGAGGAGTTCGGGTTCCGGGGCTGCTTCCACGAGGTCGGCCCGGAGCGGATCGTGCAGACGTTCACGTTCGAGGGCGCACCCCTGGGGGTCGCCCTGGAGACGCTGACCTTCGAGGACCTCGGCGACGGCCGCACCCGGCTGCACGCGCAGTCGCTGGTGGACAGCTTCGAGGGCCGGGACGCCTGGCTGCGCAGCGGGATGGAGACGGGCGTCAACGAGGGCTACGCCAAGCTGGACGACCTGCTCACCAAGGGAGCCGTCGGAAACGCCGTACCTCCGCAATCGCCCAGGGTGAGCACGGCGAAGAGGGAGTGA
- a CDS encoding metalloregulator ArsR/SmtB family transcription factor produces the protein MPADELSRVFAALADPTRRDMVARLADGDATVNQLAEPYRMSLQAIYKHLKVLEEAGLVSRPPGPQPRSVRLEPDVFDEVGGWIEQYRRRAEERYQRLDAVLRTMRDTGEPNEQRS, from the coding sequence ATGCCGGCGGATGAGTTGTCGCGGGTGTTCGCGGCCCTGGCCGACCCCACGCGGCGGGACATGGTGGCCCGGCTGGCCGATGGGGACGCGACGGTCAACCAGCTCGCCGAGCCGTACCGGATGTCGCTCCAGGCGATCTACAAGCACCTCAAGGTGCTCGAGGAGGCCGGCCTGGTGAGCCGCCCGCCGGGGCCGCAACCGCGGTCGGTGCGGCTGGAGCCCGACGTGTTCGACGAGGTCGGTGGCTGGATCGAGCAGTACCGGCGCCGCGCCGAGGAGCGCTACCAGCGCCTGGACGCGGTGCTGCGGACCATGCGGGACACCGGAGAACCGAACGAGCAGAGGAGCTGA
- a CDS encoding helix-turn-helix transcriptional regulator, which translates to MTAVETTDDPIGETLDGKAGPEADPSPELVLLAPSEIQFELRRLVRRLAEGAHLLRQCQEPPAGDTPDRQVLLDLEIDGVRCLLTRRGTQGNKGVSRLTTREREVAHMVAMGLTTSAIAGKLAVSPWTVSTHLRRIFAKLDVSTRAAMVAVLSEH; encoded by the coding sequence ATGACTGCCGTTGAAACCACGGACGATCCGATCGGCGAAACACTTGATGGGAAGGCGGGGCCAGAGGCGGATCCGAGTCCCGAGCTCGTGCTGCTGGCGCCGTCCGAGATCCAGTTCGAGCTGCGCCGCCTGGTGCGCCGGCTGGCCGAGGGCGCCCATCTGCTGCGGCAGTGCCAGGAGCCGCCGGCCGGGGACACGCCGGACCGGCAGGTGCTGCTCGACCTGGAGATCGACGGCGTGCGGTGCCTGCTCACCCGCCGCGGCACGCAGGGCAACAAGGGCGTGTCCCGGCTGACCACCCGGGAGCGGGAGGTGGCGCACATGGTCGCGATGGGGCTCACCACCAGCGCGATCGCCGGCAAGCTCGCGGTCAGCCCGTGGACCGTCTCCACCCATCTGCGACGGATCTTCGCCAAGCTGGACGTCTCCACCCGCGCCGCCATGGTGGCGGTACTGTCCGAGCATTGA
- a CDS encoding aminotransferase class I/II-fold pyridoxal phosphate-dependent enzyme — protein sequence MNVVDFTSALYLDLRHPSRCLAPWQRLTTGVPAALAEAPAVAALSAGLARLLGRPAATPARSSLHALVDVVGALGDGATVWCDSGAYPIAGWAARAAGHVPRRFAHHDPTDLARQLADLARSAPGRPAALNQPAAPDQPAALNQPPDPDRPAASNQPLAAGLARPGAPDQPLADDLAWPWGAGLADPAQSLAVGLRRQPAAGGGRPLVLCDGYCPGCGRVAPIDEYLRVVRQAGGLVIVDDTQAVGVLGRPGGAGTPAWLGISGPGLVTVASLAKGLGVPMAVVGGDPHVIARIRARGPARQHGSAPSAADLAATAYALKCNAAEGDRRRERLTTSVRRLRSTLAARGIRLTGGLFPVQSTPAGSPAAAAALTSALLRRGVRAVAHRPQCRPGTAAVSLLITAAHTTADIDRAATALAAELPAVRNGHSGLLAGVRS from the coding sequence GTGAACGTCGTCGACTTCACGTCGGCGCTCTACCTGGACCTGCGGCACCCGAGCCGCTGCCTGGCACCCTGGCAGCGGCTCACCACCGGGGTCCCGGCCGCGCTGGCGGAGGCCCCGGCCGTCGCGGCACTGTCGGCCGGGCTGGCCCGCCTGCTCGGCCGGCCGGCCGCCACTCCGGCCCGGTCCAGCCTGCATGCGCTGGTGGATGTGGTGGGGGCGCTCGGGGACGGGGCCACGGTCTGGTGTGACTCGGGCGCGTATCCGATCGCCGGGTGGGCGGCGCGGGCGGCTGGGCACGTGCCGCGCCGATTCGCCCACCACGACCCGACCGACCTGGCCCGGCAGCTTGCCGACCTTGCCCGGTCGGCCCCCGGTCGGCCGGCGGCCCTCAACCAGCCGGCGGCCCCCGACCAGCCGGCGGCCCTCAACCAGCCGCCGGACCCCGACCGGCCGGCGGCCTCCAACCAGCCGCTGGCCGCCGGCCTCGCCCGGCCCGGGGCCCCCGACCAGCCGCTGGCTGACGACCTTGCCTGGCCGTGGGGCGCCGGCCTCGCTGACCCTGCCCAGTCGTTGGCCGTCGGCCTCCGTCGGCAGCCCGCCGCCGGTGGCGGCCGGCCGCTTGTGCTGTGCGACGGCTACTGTCCCGGCTGCGGGCGGGTCGCGCCGATCGACGAATACCTGCGGGTGGTCCGCCAGGCCGGGGGCCTGGTGATCGTCGACGACACCCAGGCGGTCGGCGTACTCGGCCGGCCCGGCGGCGCCGGCACCCCCGCCTGGCTGGGCATTTCCGGGCCCGGCCTGGTGACGGTGGCGTCGCTGGCCAAAGGCTTGGGCGTGCCGATGGCGGTGGTGGGCGGCGACCCGCACGTCATCGCCCGGATCCGCGCCCGGGGCCCGGCCCGGCAGCACGGCAGCGCGCCGTCGGCGGCCGATCTGGCGGCCACGGCGTACGCCCTGAAGTGCAATGCCGCCGAGGGCGACCGCCGCCGGGAACGGCTGACGACCTCGGTGCGCCGCCTGCGCTCGACGCTGGCCGCTCGGGGCATCCGGCTCACCGGCGGTCTCTTCCCGGTGCAGTCCACCCCGGCGGGATCCCCGGCGGCCGCCGCGGCGCTCACCTCGGCGCTGCTCAGACGCGGTGTCCGGGCCGTCGCGCACCGACCGCAGTGCCGCCCCGGCACAGCCGCGGTCAGCCTGCTGATCACCGCGGCCCACACCACCGCGGACATCGACCGCGCCGCCACCGCCCTCGCCGCCGAACTACCCGCAGTCCGTAACGGACACAGCGGCCTCCTGGCGGGGGTCCGCTCATGA
- a CDS encoding amidohydrolase, whose product MNAGREALRRRVCAAVDAHARELIAFSHELHDHPETAYREHRAAAALADRLRRGGLAVTAPAYRLPTAVAGHAGSHGPRVVICCEYDALPGLGHACGHNVVAAAGLGAGLALAPLAAAIGGRITVLGTPAEEGGGGKILMAGRGAFDDAAAAMLVHPGPYETVRPHISAMTGLQAVLLGRPAHASMFPELGVNALDALVLGYLGVSALRQHLSGTERVHGVIRDGGRTPSVVPSRASAVFLARAATIEQAHALRQRVIACLEGGAHAVGARLAVRTLWPEYREMWHNLPLAAAFTANLHRLGRSPLPPEQVPASRSGSTDLGDVSQLVPAVHPKLAISPPNIAQHTPEFARWAIAPTADRAVLDGAKALALTAVDIWLDARLRAAMHTAFGPEPASAPDPGPVGAFGPGLVSAFGPGPVDDFMPGPVGVFASASVSPSPRPLTVPPGRRAIPRGAVAAPAP is encoded by the coding sequence ATGAACGCCGGTCGGGAGGCGCTGCGGCGCCGGGTGTGCGCCGCGGTCGACGCGCACGCCCGCGAGCTGATCGCCTTCTCCCATGAGTTGCACGACCACCCGGAGACGGCCTACCGGGAGCATCGCGCGGCGGCGGCGCTGGCCGACCGGCTGCGCCGCGGCGGCCTGGCCGTCACCGCGCCGGCCTACCGGCTGCCCACGGCGGTGGCCGGGCACGCCGGCTCGCACGGGCCCCGGGTCGTGATCTGCTGCGAATACGACGCGCTGCCCGGCCTGGGTCACGCGTGCGGTCACAACGTGGTCGCCGCCGCCGGCCTCGGCGCGGGTCTGGCACTCGCGCCACTGGCCGCCGCCATCGGTGGACGGATCACCGTGCTGGGCACCCCGGCCGAGGAGGGCGGCGGCGGCAAGATCCTGATGGCCGGCCGCGGCGCGTTCGACGACGCCGCAGCCGCGATGCTGGTGCACCCCGGCCCGTACGAGACGGTCCGGCCACACATCAGCGCGATGACCGGCCTGCAGGCGGTCCTGCTCGGCCGCCCCGCGCACGCGAGCATGTTTCCCGAGCTCGGCGTCAACGCCCTCGACGCGCTGGTGCTGGGCTATCTCGGCGTATCCGCGCTGCGTCAGCACCTGAGCGGCACCGAGCGGGTGCACGGCGTGATCCGCGACGGCGGCCGCACGCCCAGTGTCGTACCGTCCCGCGCCTCGGCGGTATTCCTGGCCCGGGCCGCCACGATCGAGCAGGCCCACGCGCTGCGGCAGCGGGTGATCGCCTGCCTGGAGGGCGGCGCGCACGCCGTCGGCGCCCGGCTGGCCGTACGCACGCTATGGCCCGAGTACCGGGAGATGTGGCACAACCTCCCACTGGCCGCCGCGTTCACCGCCAACCTGCACCGGCTCGGCCGCTCACCGCTCCCGCCGGAACAGGTCCCGGCCAGCCGGTCCGGCTCGACCGACCTCGGCGACGTCAGCCAGTTGGTGCCGGCGGTGCACCCCAAACTCGCCATCAGCCCTCCGAACATCGCACAGCACACCCCCGAGTTCGCCCGCTGGGCAATCGCGCCGACAGCCGACCGAGCCGTACTCGACGGCGCCAAGGCCCTGGCCCTGACCGCCGTCGACATCTGGCTCGACGCACGCCTGCGCGCAGCCATGCACACCGCCTTCGGCCCAGAGCCGGCAAGCGCTCCCGACCCGGGTCCGGTCGGGGCTTTCGGCCCGGGGCTGGTCAGCGCTTTCGGCCCGGGGCCGGTCGACGACTTCATGCCGGGGCCGGTCGGCGTCTTCGCGTCGGCGTCGGTCAGCCCGAGTCCGCGACCGCTGACAGTGCCGCCCGGGCGTCGCGCCATCCCGCGCGGCGCAGTTGCAGCGCCCGCTCCGTGA
- a CDS encoding sigma 54-interacting transcriptional regulator, whose protein sequence is MGVSAWFAVAGGAVPADIESALVASGVTRTEPGDGIPGVLVLDPSAPMTEAVAAVTRLSDGGRTRLLVLSAPGHEPAAGDAWRMLHAGAADVLGWHPDRADDVVARLTRWAEVDTLLDSPAIAGRLIGRSRSWRAVLRRVVEVARYTTAPVLLIGESGTGKELLARLVHELDPRPGRAALVIVDCTTVVPTLSGSEFFGHERGAFTGAAVARDGAFALANGGTLFLDEVGELPLELQSELLRVVQEGTFKRVGSNRWQPTRFRLVCATNRDLVAEQAAGRFRRDFYYRIAATTLRLPALRERPGDTLPLAEHFLAELNPDGTPPGLDPLVRDLLVHRDYPGNVRDLRQLAHRLSSRHVGPGPITAGDVPEEERPLDGPDESGGRGLDDVVQRALGSGMGLRELREAVADAAVRVALDEAGGNLRQAAARLGVTERALQLRRAGWRDARAALSAVADSG, encoded by the coding sequence GTGGGGGTCAGCGCGTGGTTCGCCGTCGCCGGCGGCGCGGTTCCGGCGGACATCGAGAGTGCCCTGGTGGCGAGCGGTGTGACGCGGACCGAGCCGGGCGACGGCATACCCGGGGTGCTGGTGCTGGACCCGTCCGCGCCGATGACCGAGGCGGTCGCGGCGGTGACCCGGCTCAGCGACGGCGGCCGGACCCGGTTGCTCGTGCTGTCGGCTCCCGGACATGAGCCGGCCGCCGGCGACGCCTGGCGGATGCTGCACGCGGGCGCCGCGGACGTGCTCGGCTGGCACCCCGACCGGGCGGACGACGTCGTCGCGCGCCTCACCCGCTGGGCCGAGGTCGACACGCTGCTCGACAGCCCGGCCATCGCCGGGCGGCTGATCGGGCGTAGCCGCTCGTGGCGGGCCGTGTTGCGCCGGGTGGTGGAGGTGGCGCGGTACACGACCGCGCCGGTGCTGCTGATCGGCGAGAGCGGCACCGGCAAGGAGCTGCTGGCCCGGCTGGTGCACGAGCTGGACCCGAGGCCGGGCCGCGCCGCGCTGGTCATCGTGGACTGCACCACGGTGGTGCCGACGCTGTCGGGCAGTGAGTTCTTCGGCCACGAGCGCGGCGCGTTCACCGGGGCGGCGGTGGCTCGCGACGGAGCCTTCGCGCTGGCCAACGGTGGGACGTTGTTTCTCGACGAGGTCGGTGAGCTGCCGCTGGAGTTGCAGTCGGAGCTGCTGCGGGTCGTGCAGGAGGGCACCTTCAAACGGGTCGGCAGCAATCGCTGGCAGCCGACCCGGTTCCGGCTGGTCTGCGCCACGAACCGGGATCTCGTCGCCGAGCAGGCGGCCGGTCGGTTCCGCCGCGACTTCTACTACCGGATCGCGGCGACCACGCTGCGCCTGCCGGCGTTGCGGGAACGGCCCGGCGACACGCTGCCGCTGGCCGAGCACTTCCTGGCCGAGCTGAATCCGGACGGTACGCCGCCGGGCCTGGATCCGCTGGTGCGTGACCTGCTCGTGCACCGCGATTATCCGGGCAACGTGCGGGATCTGCGGCAGCTGGCGCATCGGCTCAGCAGCCGCCACGTCGGGCCGGGCCCGATCACCGCCGGTGACGTTCCGGAGGAGGAACGGCCGCTGGACGGGCCGGACGAGAGCGGCGGGCGGGGCCTCGACGACGTGGTGCAGCGGGCGCTGGGATCCGGGATGGGCCTGCGGGAGTTGCGCGAGGCGGTCGCGGACGCGGCCGTGCGGGTGGCGCTGGACGAGGCGGGCGGGAACCTGCGCCAGGCCGCCGCCCGCCTCGGCGTCACGGAGCGGGCGCTGCAACTGCGCCGCGCGGGATGGCGCGACGCCCGGGCGGCACTGTCAGCGGTCGCGGACTCGGGCTGA